TACCGGATACCACACATCACAATGGTTCTGATCGCTAACCGAGAGGAGGACGTATTCAGCACACTCGATGACAGGCTGAACAGTCGTCTGGGGGCGTGTCCACGGATTCGATTCGGCCAGTACAATATCTCGGAGCTGGTGACGATCTTGGAAGATCGCGCACGGTGGGGGCTTGAACCCGATGCTATCGACACCCAACGGCTAGAGACGATTGCCGACTATGCAGCAGGCGATGCACGGGTTGCCATCAGCATTTTCCGGAACGCTGCACGGGTGGCACAACAGAACGGCGACGATAGTATTACCCTCGACGTGATCGAGCAAGTGGTTCCGGAAGCGAAATCGGAAATCAGGCAGAAGACCACTGACAAACTCACCGACCATCAGCAGGTTCTCTACGACACGATCACCGAAGCCGGAGAGATCGGGGCAGGAGATCTCTACGATGCCTACTGTGAGGCTGTCGACGATCCGAAGACCCGTCGGACGATGCGGAATCACCTCTCGAAACTTGAGCAGTATAATCTGATATTCGCCAAGGGAAACACGAAAGCTCGGACTTATGCATCATACTCGTGATTCCCACTCCCATTTCAGAGGATTACAATACGCAACGAAATTCTGTCATGTAGTGCAGGACTTAGAGGTTGTGTAAAGCCTTGATTGACGTGTTATAAACACCTGTCTGACAGTCTTTAGACAATCACTTTCACTCCGGTTGGCCTAGACTTAATAGGGGGCAGAAATTACCTCTATCCGTAAATGTCGAATGATGATACTTCGTCGGAGAAGTCCGGTCGAGAAAGCGAGACACTAGGAAAGACGAATCGCACCAACTCAAAAATCGTCGACGGTGAGTTCGGCAAGACACTTAGCCAAAATTCCAAAACTGTCACAGATGGTCAGACCGTTGAAAAAGGCCACACAGTTGAGGATGTCGATCAAAAGGGGAAAACCGCAGACGGCGACTCCGGCGGGCGCATAGGTATTTTTGGCGTGCGCCGTTCATCTACTCGATCTTCACGTTCCGATTCTGACCAAAGCGAATAACAGTCGACGATGCTCGGTACTTCGTTAGAAAATCTACTATTAGCACTGATTGTTGTCGTTCCTGGCTTCATCGCCACCCATGTAGCTGTCACGCTTGGTGTTCTGAGAACTGAAATCTCAAAATGGAGGCTGATAATCATCAGTCTGGCATCAAGTCTATTTGTTGTAACGCTCTTTCTTTGGATAGTCCAATTGACTGGTCAAACATTCACAGAACCAACAGATGTGAGTAATTTGTTTTTCACCCCTCAATTCCGTCCGGGACTTGTTCTGTCTCTGATGTTATTTTCAATTATTGTCGGTCTTGTGGGAGCGTATCTGCTTGCGCGTGATGTTCACCGGACTTGTAGAGAATGGGTGTGGAATCGCGTGTCTCCTGACCGAAGACGAAATTTCCATGAACCCTGGGAGGGGACGCTCGATAATGCCACACACGTTCAGGTGCTTACATCTGATAATGACCTTGTCGCTGGTGAGCTATGGCAGTACAGTGATGATGGAAAAGAAAAACAAATAGCGATTAAGAATGCTACGTGGGAATTCAGCGACACCGGAGAATTGGTCGATTCCAATGCAGATGTTGAGCTTATAATGGGCGGCGATATTCAACAAATATCTGTGTTAACTCCCTCAGAACGTCAGCTAGAGGAAGAGAATGACGAAGAGGAAATTCATGACGAGACGCATTCAATGCCGAATTAATAATTTTTAATATGAAATAAAGATATCTAACTGACCTGCTGTGGTCAGACAGGTTAATCCTTCTCGGTTGTGGGAGATGGGCTGAATTACTCGAATGGAATGGCGGTTGTGGTCTATCATATGTTCGATTTCTCATCTAAGTTCACATCTGTCTGGAACAAATCGTAATAGCCTGCTCGGTCTTCTGCACGCCACATAATTGGCTCAATTTCTAACATCTGCGAATGACGGAGATAGAGAAGTCTTCCAATCCGTCCGTTGCCATCAGCGAAAGGATGAATCTGCTCAAAAGCTATATGCCACTCAATGGCCTCTATTGGATTCTGAGGTTCCCACGAGAGTAATTTCTCCATCTCAGATTCGACGACTACCGGCGGGGGTGGAGTCGACTCACCGATATAGACCTGAATATCGCGGTACTGGCCTGCGATATCTGGTTGTCGATCTTGTAGGATGTATTCGTGACCCGTTTTGATCACGTCGTGAGTGATCGGATCTTCATCTTTGATCGCTTCCCAAGCTTCGAAGGTTGCATCGATGGCTGTTTCCTCGTGGACATCCTCGATCGCGTTGGATTCTCTGAAATATTCTCGTAGATCAACCATATACGTACAGCGGCTTCGTCCCAATTAGAAGTTTGGTAGCACCGATACGTCGATCCTTTCGTAATTGACACTTGGTCACAGTCTTGCACAGATACATTGTGATGTAAACTGGATACCCTTGCTTGGGTCTATTTGGTAAATATTCGAGTTTCGGAAACTACCCTCCAATCATCATATGTAACCTCCGTAACAGCCCCATATGGGAAATCTTGACCCAGTAGCCTTCGACATTGAAACAAGCGGGCTTGGAGAGGAAGCAGTCATTACTGTAGCTGGCATCGCTCACGAACTCGGTGAGGTCATCATCTTGAACACAGCAGGCCGAGAGGCGAACAGCTCCCACCTGGAACAAACACTGCTTGAGGAGTCAGTTGGTAGTATTGAGGTAATAGTCACAAGAGAAGAGGAAGGTCTGCTGGAAATCTTGACTACTGTATCTCACAACCGACTTGATGACGACAAACACTACTTGACAGCTTACAACGGTGAGACGTGGAACGGTGGATTCGATCTCCCATTTGTCCGAACTGCGTGTATCTCACACGACATCGACTGGCCGTTTCCGAATCTGGCCTACGCAGATGTCTTCGAGTTCGTCGACCGGTTCGATACGAACGATAAGAACGATCTCGTCGGCGTCTACGACGAGCTGGTCCAAGATGAGTCGTGCGATCCCTTCGACGATAGTAAGGCAGCTGTCGACGCATTCGAAGGAGCTGAGTGGGAATCACTGCTACTGCACAATCTTGCAGATATCCAACGGACCCGTGAGCTTGCAGTTCTTGCAGAATCGTATGTCCCACGGTCAGATTTCAAGATGAAGAACCTCAATCCACCGGGCCGGTAGGCACTTTTTTTGCAAAGTGGTCGAATTAGTCACTCTCATTTTTCATCGGTGTCTTCATCAAGATTCATCTCTCCTACAAGATCATTTTCCAGCTTCTCTCTCCGTTTTTTTCTCCGCTTCTCTTCCAATTGCTCAGGCTCTATTTCATCGATCGGTTCTTCAAACGAATTTTCAACTCCATCGTCAGAAGGAAAATCACCCCAAATGTTCTCTGTATCGTGAAGCGACATATCTCTTCTAACAAAATCAAGTAACCGGTCTAGTTTGCTGTCTCGCTTGCGTTGAACACGTTGGAGTTCTCGAACCGCCGAATCCATGTCGATTTCTTGAATCCATTCAAAAACACGATTTCCGATAGGTGTTAGTTCGTATCGTTTTTGTGTTCCGTATTCTGTCGGTCGGTGTGTTACATCAAATAATTCTATTTCGACGCCATCCTTCAAGCGATTAGAAATAGTAGAGGAGCTCACTAGTACCGATTTTTTGATATTCTGGAATGTTGAACTTCCAGATCCAATTTCAACGATAATTTCTACAGACCCTTTTCGTTGTAAAAAGTCGTTGATGTCTGCAGTACTCATTAGTAACTTCTTGATGGACAATCGGTGATATAGTATAGAGCTATTTTTGAATCAAATCAATTTTTAATCCAGACAGATTCACCAATTTGCTTAATATCCGATTTTTCGCGCGCTAGCCTGCTTTTGTCGCCTCTCCTCGTAGGATAATTCGGAAATTCGGAAGTAACACCCTCAAAATAACACTCCAAACCAAAGTAAAATTCTGCAGTTACCACCTATATGAGATTTGACGACAGACACACTGGAGAACAGGCCTGTGGTAGCACAGGCTATCGCGTTCATTTCTTTCAGCTATATTTACGCGGTACAGCGAGATTAGCTGGAATTTTCACGGAGGAATCTTATGCAAAGAGATGATCCTGCAATTGCGGAGGCCATTGTCGTACATGCAGAAACACTCTGTGAGCGTGAGCCCCATCTATGGGATGTTATTGGTCAGCTCAGTATCCCGGTCGGTGACTTGACTGACACTCGCAATCAAAACAAGGTCACATTCGAGACTGAGTCGCTTGTTCGGGCGTTCCTTTATCAGCGGGTGAAAGGACTATCACAAAACGAACTCGCCGATCGTCTCAATTCACGCCCGTCCCTGGTCAAAACCTGTGGGTTCGATATTCGGAAACTCGATAACGCACCAAAACAGGGAACGATCAACCATGCGTGGCGGCAGTTCAGTGAAGGGACACAGGAGATAATCAAGGCCGCTGCAAAGGGGATCGCACAGGTCGCTGTCGAGAACGACGTGATCGCTGAATCTCTCGTTGCTACAGACCCCTCGAAGGAGGACGAAGACGAACAGACAGAGGGGGAAGCACACAGACAGAAAACGACCAAGACGATCAAGCTCGCTCGCCATCACGCTTTTCCAGAGTTCGAGAGTGGACGGGCAATCAACAGAACCTATGAGGATGAAGAAATCCTTGAAATGTTCGCACGTGCCTGCGCTTACCGTGGGAGTGCCAATTCTGAAGGAGAGTACGGCTGGTTGACTAACGACGACCAGACAGCCCACGGCTCGACGATCCTGCGTGTGATTAAGCAGTTTGCTACCCCCAGCGACGAGGACGCACAACTGACGATCGATGACCTCCTGCAAAACGACAATATGCCGGAGGTTAATGCGATCAGAGACGAACTGATGGAATCATTCGATGGTGCTGTCGACAATATCATTTCGTCAATTCAGGGGGCAGGACCGTTCAACGACCGCAAAAAGACCGCCGCAATCGACATCACTCACGAAGAAGTGTCCATCTCGCCGTGGGAAAACAAGGACGAAGGAATCACTCGGCCTGATTTTCCTCGGATGGTCAGCGGGTACAAGAAAGACAACGACTACAAGCGAGGATACAAGTACGCCACCATCACTCTTGCTGGGGATTTAGCACCGATCATTCTGGGCGTTGAACCAGTAAAAGAGAACTCGAAGTGGGAAGACGACGACGCACCCTCGTACTCGAAAGCCGATATCGTAGAGCGACTGTTAGCCAAGGCCGAACGGTACGTAGATCTCGATGAAGTGTACTTAGATCGCGGATTCCACAGTAAGGGAGTCTACGCGGCTATCGAGAACCGAGATATCATCTACACTGCTCCGGTCCCGAAGTACCAGGACGATCTGGATACGATCAAGGACATCAAAGAGCATCCGGACGCCGATGCAGCTGTCAAACACAACGTCCCGGTCGGGTACAACGGTGAGGTCCACCACACAGCTGAATATCTCTATGTTCCAAGCACGAGCGATGATGCAGATGGCAAATACGCTGTATTCACGACTAACCGAGACGACGTAGGAACAGAAGAAATCGCGCCGATCTGCAACAACTACAGTCGACGGTGGGAGATCGAAAACCAGTACAAGTCCATAGAAGAGTTCCTGCCGAAAACGTCCTCGATGGACTACCGGGTTCGATTCACGAATTTCGTGTTGGCCGCGTTGCTCTACAACCTGTGGCGGCTGACGGACTATCTGATCAAAATAGCACGGGAGCAACCGATCCGATCACCACCGGTAGTGGGCGTTAAGACATTCGTGAGGGCTATCGGCGAGTTCCTCAGAGAGATAGATTAACGTAGATTCGCTTCTTCGGGGTCGCATAACTGGTAGTCGCAACACTGTGCAGTAACCCGATTTTTCGGTCTCATTTATCGGTTAGCTAACCTAATTCCGAGTAGATCGCTGTATTTTTTTCGGTTACTTATTTTCATGGCTATAAGTATATATTATATCTGAACATCTACCCAATGTCGTTAGTAGCACCCCCCATCTACCGATTGTCTGGTTCCAGCTTATCTGAACACTACCTTGTAACACGACCAAAACATTATCCCGAAATAAGTTGTCTACCGATGTACGGTTGGGTATTGGCCGGACGGTGACGTCGACGACGCACGTCCGGAACGTCTGGGCATCTCCCAACGGTGATTCAACATGAAACTGGAAGACAAACGAATCGCCATGTTGGTCGGACCGGGATTCGAGGACTTAGAGTTCTGGGCCGTCTACATGCGCATGGAAGAAGAAGGGGCACAGATCGATGTCGTCGGCACCGAAGCCGGCGTGGAGTATACGGGCAAGAGCGGCGGGCTCACCGCCGAGAGCGAACTCACAGCCGAGGCGGTCGACCCGGCGGCGGTCGACGCGGTCTTGGTCCCCGGCGGTTGGACGCCCGACAAGATTCGCCGCGACCAGTCGGTGCTCGACCTCGTCCGGGACGTCTATGAGGACGACAAGATCATCGGGCTGATCTGTCACGCCGGGCTGGTCGGCATTTCAGCCGGCATCGTCGAGGGCTCGGATGCGACGGGGTCGCTCGGTATCAAAGACGACCTTGTCAACGCCGGGGCGAATTGGGTCGACGAACCGGCGTTCCGCGACGGCAACATCGTCTGGGGACGCGTCGTCAAGGACATCCCCGATTACTGCCGCGTCCTGGTGGATGCGCTGGCCGAGAACGACGCCTAGGAACCCGTCGCTGCCGACTCTGGGCCCAGAATTCAACACACCCGCTGAAGCTAACTCTCATCTACTGCATTCTATTCGACCCGATTTTAATTGCTGAGAAGTATACAACAAACCCATCTTCCGGGGTTGTGGCTACTCTCGTCTGCGAGGAGACGAAGACCCAAGAGTGTGAACAGTGGTATTCGTTGAGGAAAGTCGCTGAGTACTCACGTCGGACCAACAGTTATCCCTGACAATCGTTGAGATGAGCTATGGAACTCTCAGTTGTTGATCTCTCTCCGGTTCCCGACAAAGGAACTGCGACCGACGCCTATTCGAACACGGTCGCGGCTGCACAGCAGGCCGAACGCCTCGGATACACGCGGTTCTGGGTTGCCGAACACCATGGGATGGCTCGTTCCCTCGCTGGAACGACTCCCGAGGTGCTGCTCGGTCACCTCGCTGCCGAAACTGAGTCGATCCGGCTCGGATCGGGGGCCGTCCTGCTCAATCACTACAGCCCATTTAAAGTCGCAGAACAGTTCGGGACGTTGGATGGACTCGCACCGGGCCGCATCGACGCCGGACTGGGTCGAGCCAACGGCTCACCGGCCGTCGACCGTGCGCTTGGCACCGACCGACGCGTTGAGAACCCCGACAAGGACCACGCCGAGAAGATCACAGCGGTCATCAACCACCTCTACGATAGCTATCCGGATGAACACCCCTACAGCGAGGTAACGGTTCCACGCTCGGGCGCGGAGCGACCGAGGCCGTGGACGCTCGGATCGAGTCCATCGAGCGCAGCGCTTGCGGCCGAACTCGGTGTGCCCTACTGTTTTGCGGCGTTCATTCGACCTCAGTTCGCCACGCGAGCCTTCGAGGAGTACCACGACAAATTCCAGCCGTCACAACAGCCGGGAAAAATCGACGAGCCACAGGGGATGATCGCGGTCAATGCAGTCTGTGCGGAGACCGATCAGAAGGCGGCGCGGCTTCGCGCCTCGGCCGAGGCCTCGTTCAAGCGGATGCAACGGGGAGTCGTCGGCACCGTGCCGTCGGTCGACGAGAGTATCGACGAACTCGGTTCGGTCCCCGAGCCGACGCCGGCAACGCTCGATGCTGACGAGTGGCCGCGAGCGATCTCCGGGAGTCCGGAAACGCTCGCTGGCCTGCTCGAACAACTCACAGACCGTGTGGGTGTCGACGAAGTAATGATACAGCATGTCATCGCCGACCACGACGATGCGCTCCGCTCACACGAACTCTTGGCGGAGGGCGTCGGACTCACAGCCCGCTAACGGAATCAACGCCAGCCGCGCTCAGCACCACCAGCAATCATTTCCGGATGGCGTGGTAACTCGTGGTATGGGAGACGATGCCGTCGACAGTGTTCGTGTCTGGCTGGTCGAGCGAACCTACTCCGACGACGAGCAGAACCTAATCATTCTCACGTACGCGACGCCCGAAGGCGACCGGTACTACCGCAAAGAGCGGGCACTCACCTCGTTCGGCGATGTTCGAGACACCACGGCAGCCGTCGCGGTCGACCCCGGAAATCTTGGAACGGTCGACGACGTCGACCAACAGGAGCAGTACGCGACCGAAGCCCAGCGGATGCGAGAAGTTCACGAATCGAGTGACGTAATCTGAAAAACGCTCGCAGGGTCGACGATCAGATGAGACCGCTACCGGCCATCAGGAACAGCGCGGTGGCGATGATTGCGAACAGAATCCCGACAGCGTGTTTGATCGTCCCAGTGTCGAGAGCGTTGGCGACGAAGGGGGCGATCTGACCGCCAGTTGCGGCTGCGGGGACGGTCCAGACGACCATGTTCCACGGCGTCGACGCCAGATCCATCGTGTGGCCGCCGACAAGTCCCCCGCCGAAAACGTGAACCAACGAAGCTAGGATCGCGGTGGTGGCGACGACGATATGGTTCGTTCCGATAGCGATCCGAACTGGAACCGAGGTCCGGAGCATCGAAATAATCCCCAGCTCACCGATACCGAAGCCAGCCAGTCCCTGAAACACCCCACCGATGCTGTAGTTCCCGAATCGTTCGAGATAGCCACCACGAGTGTAGGAGTAGGTGTTTCCGGTGCGGTCGACACGCGTGACGACGCCATCGTCGTCGGTCGAGACACCCGCCGCGCCGGGTTTGGCGCTGTCGTCGGGAAGGTCGGGACCGCCATCGGCTTCGACGGCGACACCGCCGCTGGCTTCGGAGTCGCTGTCGGCCGGTTCGTCGTGGCTGAGATCGATTTTAAACAGGAGCGCCGCGGAGGCAAGCAGCGCAATGGCGAGCAGGAGCTGGAAGATCGGCTCGGGAATAACAAACGAAAGCAGTGCCCCACCCACGACGAACGGGATCGAACCACCGACGAGCGTGGCTGCCAGTCGACGGTCGACCAGTCCATGCTGGATGAACGCCAGCGACGAACTCGACAACCCGAACGACTCGCTGATAAGGCCGATCTTGACGATTGTTGCCGGGTCAAGCTCGAAGGCCAACAGCGGGAAGATGAAGATCAGATACGGGACGAACAGCGCCGAACCACTGATCCCCACGGTATTGACGATGGTTGCCCCGAGCAGGAAAAACGGGAACAGCCACCAGAACTTCAGCCAGTAGCCAGCGTCCGCATCCGCTGGAGTCGGCGCGCCGAAGTATACGCCCACAATGAACAGAATGGGTGCCAGAAAAACGAACACGTGTTGATAGTCCAAGAACGTCCGCTGGAGTCGACCGGACCACGAAAGCGAACTCATTGAATTGTAGCCCCCTTTTTCGGAGTTCGATAATAAATATTTCCGTTTGTGAAAAACAAAGGCAAGAATCATTATGAAATAGTGAATCCGAAAAAACAAGTCCAGTTGGCCAGACACAGCTGTGGAGACGAGAGAAACGTCGTAACTGATCCTAATATTTATTACATACGCAATGGTATATACTACCACGATGAGCGTCGACAACAGAAATCTCGGCGACGCACAGTCCGAGCGGAGGACGCTCGATGACGAGTACGCAGGCCTCGGCGGCCGTCTGAAGCGGTATTTCGACACGTGGTCGCGGCTGTACATCAAACAGCAAGTCGAGGCCCGAACTGGCCGCCAACGCTGAGGTAGCCTCTTTTTATTCGGCTCCGACTGCCGTCGACCGTGGTATTAACTCACAACCACCCGTAGCAGGGGTATGGCTCGCCGAAGCGTGCTGTTTTCACCGGGCGATCAACCCGACAAACTCGACACCGCCGCCGCCTCGGCTGCGGATATGATCGTTTTCGATCTGGAGGACGGTGTTGCGCCGGATCGGAAACAGCAGGCCAGAACAGCGGTCGTCGACGCACTCGGTGTCGACACCACAAGCGAGATCTGTGTCCGAGTGAATCCAGTCGGCGCTGGTGGAGCGACTGATCTCGCCGCGCTTGCGGACGCACCCACCCCGGACAGCCTCATGCTTCCGAAGGTGTCGGGTCCGGACGAGATAGCGACCGTAAGTCAGCTCTGTGCGGAGTACGATATCGACTGCCCGGTTGTCGCACTGATCGAAACAGCCGCGGGCGTGCTCGCAGCAGGCGAGATTGCAGCGGTCGACCGAAGTGACGGGCTGATTTTCGGTGCCGAGGATCTGGCCGCAGACATCGGTGCGACCCGAACCGACGAGGGGAGCGAAGTAGCCTACGCCCGCCAGCAGGTCGTCCTCGCGGCACGGGCCCACCGCGTCGACGCCATCGACACGCATTATCCGGAGATCAGCGACGAAGCGGGACTCCGGGCCGAAACCGAACAGGCCCGTCGACTGGGGTACGACGGCAAAATGGCGATGCATCCCCGGCAGGTCGAGATCATCAACGAGGCGTTTCGACCCACCGACGAGGAACTGGCGTGGGCGCGGCGTGTGCTCGAAGCGGTCGACGAGCAGGGACAGGGCGTCATTTCGGTCGACGGCGAGATGATCGATTCACCCCAACGCAGACAGGCCGAACGGATCGTCGACCTCGCGGCTGCGGCTGAGGATGTTGGCGACCAGTAATCCTCAGGTGTCGAGTTCGAGCGTGACGCGGTCGGCCTCAATATCTTCGAGGAACGCGCCGTAGCCGCCGACGGTGTAGGTCTGGCCGTCGGCTTCGACTGTCAGACTGTGTTCGACCGGAAACGAGTTGTTGGTTGGCTCGATCAGGCCTTGGGTGACGTCGACGATCCGGCAATCGATGTCGACGCGCTCGTTGTCGGCGGTGGTGCGGCCCTCGATGGTGGCTCGGAGGTCGGCGTCGGCCCGGAGCCAGAGGGTCGCCTGAAAGATGATGTGCCAGAAGTTCTCGGCGGTCACCGGGAGTTCGACCGGATCGGTGACCGCCGCCTCGCGGCCGACTGGCCAGTAGTTGCCGAAAAAGGAGGCGACGACGACCGGCCCGAGATGTTCCTGGGCGAAGACAATCGCCTGGGTATCGCTGTGGGCACTCGCTACCATCTCGATGGGGGCGATAACGCCGACCCGCCGGTCGACGGTCAACATCGCGGGCATCGTTTCGCTCCAGACACGGGTGACACTGGCGAGGTGAGTCAACTCCGGGGGGAGTTCGACAGTGCCTGAAACCAGCAGGACGACCAGCACGCCGCGGTCTCTGGCCGCCTGCAGAGCATCGTCGACCTCATCGATAACAGCAAGCGGAATCGAAAGCGTGAGTTCCTCGTCGGCGTCGTCGATAAACGCCCGGATTCGTTTCAGGACCGTGACGCGGCTTTTGACGATTTCGAAATGGTCAGCGGAGGGTTCGGTACGGGTGTAGCGGGCTTCGAGGGCTGGCTGCATCGACTTGGCATCTCGCACGAGTTCGTCGATCACCGTCTCGGGGGGCAACGCGTGGATTGTCGTCGGAACGACGTGGTCGGTAACCTCGACAAAGCCGCGATCCGCAAGGGTTTCACTGACGCTGTAGACGTACCGTTTCGAGACGCCCGCGACGTCGGCGATGGTGCTGGCCGTTGCTTCGCCGTATTCCAACAGCGTGAGGTAGGTGTCGACCTCCTTTTCGGAGAGGCCGAACCGACGCAGATTGGCCCGAAGCGTAGCGTCGTCCATACTGTCACTGCTCAGGGGAGATACTTAAAACGGGGGACGGAATCGGCCGACGACAGTCCACCATTAGCGTGCCCGGCAGATCACGACATCGTCGACGAGAAGGGAGGTATCGCGCTCACCCTCGGTGTCGGTCGACGCCTTTGGATAGCGTTTTTTAAGCGGCTGAGTTGTCCGAAGATCAGTCTCGCTGACGGGCTCGGGGAGGCTGACCGCCTGTGGTTCGTCGGCAAAGTTGCAGACGACAAGCAATCGATCCGTGCCGTCATCGCGGGCGAAGGCG
This sequence is a window from Halohasta litchfieldiae. Protein-coding genes within it:
- a CDS encoding Cdc6/Cdc18 family protein; its protein translation is MITDARVLQPEFVPNDVKHRSAEVSHLSDTLRPIVDGERATNSLLYGPSGAGKTCIAQFTIEQLRENVVGLNYQYVNCWEDHTRFKTLYRLLDGIDSTFDIHRQSTPKDELLERLREYDGPPYVVILDEVDQLQDKSLLYDLYRIPHITMVLIANREEDVFSTLDDRLNSRLGACPRIRFGQYNISELVTILEDRARWGLEPDAIDTQRLETIADYAAGDARVAISIFRNAARVAQQNGDDSITLDVIEQVVPEAKSEIRQKTTDKLTDHQQVLYDTITEAGEIGAGDLYDAYCEAVDDPKTRRTMRNHLSKLEQYNLIFAKGNTKARTYASYS
- a CDS encoding transposase, encoding MQRDDPAIAEAIVVHAETLCEREPHLWDVIGQLSIPVGDLTDTRNQNKVTFETESLVRAFLYQRVKGLSQNELADRLNSRPSLVKTCGFDIRKLDNAPKQGTINHAWRQFSEGTQEIIKAAAKGIAQVAVENDVIAESLVATDPSKEDEDEQTEGEAHRQKTTKTIKLARHHAFPEFESGRAINRTYEDEEILEMFARACAYRGSANSEGEYGWLTNDDQTAHGSTILRVIKQFATPSDEDAQLTIDDLLQNDNMPEVNAIRDELMESFDGAVDNIISSIQGAGPFNDRKKTAAIDITHEEVSISPWENKDEGITRPDFPRMVSGYKKDNDYKRGYKYATITLAGDLAPIILGVEPVKENSKWEDDDAPSYSKADIVERLLAKAERYVDLDEVYLDRGFHSKGVYAAIENRDIIYTAPVPKYQDDLDTIKDIKEHPDADAAVKHNVPVGYNGEVHHTAEYLYVPSTSDDADGKYAVFTTNRDDVGTEEIAPICNNYSRRWEIENQYKSIEEFLPKTSSMDYRVRFTNFVLAALLYNLWRLTDYLIKIAREQPIRSPPVVGVKTFVRAIGEFLREID
- a CDS encoding TrmB family transcriptional regulator — its product is MDDATLRANLRRFGLSEKEVDTYLTLLEYGEATASTIADVAGVSKRYVYSVSETLADRGFVEVTDHVVPTTIHALPPETVIDELVRDAKSMQPALEARYTRTEPSADHFEIVKSRVTVLKRIRAFIDDADEELTLSIPLAVIDEVDDALQAARDRGVLVVLLVSGTVELPPELTHLASVTRVWSETMPAMLTVDRRVGVIAPIEMVASAHSDTQAIVFAQEHLGPVVVASFFGNYWPVGREAAVTDPVELPVTAENFWHIIFQATLWLRADADLRATIEGRTTADNERVDIDCRIVDVTQGLIEPTNNSFPVEHSLTVEADGQTYTVGGYGAFLEDIEADRVTLELDT
- a CDS encoding sulfite exporter TauE/SafE family protein translates to MSSLSWSGRLQRTFLDYQHVFVFLAPILFIVGVYFGAPTPADADAGYWLKFWWLFPFFLLGATIVNTVGISGSALFVPYLIFIFPLLAFELDPATIVKIGLISESFGLSSSSLAFIQHGLVDRRLAATLVGGSIPFVVGGALLSFVIPEPIFQLLLAIALLASAALLFKIDLSHDEPADSDSEASGGVAVEADGGPDLPDDSAKPGAAGVSTDDDGVVTRVDRTGNTYSYTRGGYLERFGNYSIGGVFQGLAGFGIGELGIISMLRTSVPVRIAIGTNHIVVATTAILASLVHVFGGGLVGGHTMDLASTPWNMVVWTVPAAATGGQIAPFVANALDTGTIKHAVGILFAIIATALFLMAGSGLI
- a CDS encoding 3'-5' exonuclease family protein, with translation MGNLDPVAFDIETSGLGEEAVITVAGIAHELGEVIILNTAGREANSSHLEQTLLEESVGSIEVIVTREEEGLLEILTTVSHNRLDDDKHYLTAYNGETWNGGFDLPFVRTACISHDIDWPFPNLAYADVFEFVDRFDTNDKNDLVGVYDELVQDESCDPFDDSKAAVDAFEGAEWESLLLHNLADIQRTRELAVLAESYVPRSDFKMKNLNPPGR
- a CDS encoding Fic family protein codes for the protein MVDLREYFRESNAIEDVHEETAIDATFEAWEAIKDEDPITHDVIKTGHEYILQDRQPDIAGQYRDIQVYIGESTPPPPVVVESEMEKLLSWEPQNPIEAIEWHIAFEQIHPFADGNGRIGRLLYLRHSQMLEIEPIMWRAEDRAGYYDLFQTDVNLDEKSNI
- a CDS encoding DUF6338 family protein, with product MLGTSLENLLLALIVVVPGFIATHVAVTLGVLRTEISKWRLIIISLASSLFVVTLFLWIVQLTGQTFTEPTDVSNLFFTPQFRPGLVLSLMLFSIIVGLVGAYLLARDVHRTCREWVWNRVSPDRRRNFHEPWEGTLDNATHVQVLTSDNDLVAGELWQYSDDGKEKQIAIKNATWEFSDTGELVDSNADVELIMGGDIQQISVLTPSERQLEEENDEEEIHDETHSMPN
- a CDS encoding HpcH/HpaI aldolase/citrate lyase family protein, with the translated sequence MARRSVLFSPGDQPDKLDTAAASAADMIVFDLEDGVAPDRKQQARTAVVDALGVDTTSEICVRVNPVGAGGATDLAALADAPTPDSLMLPKVSGPDEIATVSQLCAEYDIDCPVVALIETAAGVLAAGEIAAVDRSDGLIFGAEDLAADIGATRTDEGSEVAYARQQVVLAARAHRVDAIDTHYPEISDEAGLRAETEQARRLGYDGKMAMHPRQVEIINEAFRPTDEELAWARRVLEAVDEQGQGVISVDGEMIDSPQRRQAERIVDLAAAAEDVGDQ
- a CDS encoding LLM class flavin-dependent oxidoreductase; this translates as MELSVVDLSPVPDKGTATDAYSNTVAAAQQAERLGYTRFWVAEHHGMARSLAGTTPEVLLGHLAAETESIRLGSGAVLLNHYSPFKVAEQFGTLDGLAPGRIDAGLGRANGSPAVDRALGTDRRVENPDKDHAEKITAVINHLYDSYPDEHPYSEVTVPRSGAERPRPWTLGSSPSSAALAAELGVPYCFAAFIRPQFATRAFEEYHDKFQPSQQPGKIDEPQGMIAVNAVCAETDQKAARLRASAEASFKRMQRGVVGTVPSVDESIDELGSVPEPTPATLDADEWPRAISGSPETLAGLLEQLTDRVGVDEVMIQHVIADHDDALRSHELLAEGVGLTAR
- a CDS encoding type 1 glutamine amidotransferase domain-containing protein: MKLEDKRIAMLVGPGFEDLEFWAVYMRMEEEGAQIDVVGTEAGVEYTGKSGGLTAESELTAEAVDPAAVDAVLVPGGWTPDKIRRDQSVLDLVRDVYEDDKIIGLICHAGLVGISAGIVEGSDATGSLGIKDDLVNAGANWVDEPAFRDGNIVWGRVVKDIPDYCRVLVDALAENDA